A genomic region of Mycolicibacterium poriferae contains the following coding sequences:
- a CDS encoding TetR/AcrR family transcriptional regulator, with protein MKALSSAPPTPGAADCTERYRNVLFGTAPVGQRNEEATIKATPTTDRGRATIGRIIDAACDLFGTQGIQSTSLDEISASAGVGRSQLYHFFVDKSDLVAEVVAVQVERVVAGLTPTFESMSTASDVYAWCDEVVAIHAASTASIRCPIGSLIHQLGDRDVAARRTLVAGFARWEQLLETGLQRVDASGGLNKGTDAGTVASALLAAYQGGVLLSNVTGDVAPLRRALRGVVDTALTGPPRPHATKRARTA; from the coding sequence GTGAAGGCACTGAGCAGCGCGCCACCGACGCCCGGCGCCGCAGACTGTACTGAGCGATACAGAAATGTACTATTCGGTACAGCACCCGTCGGCCAGCGGAACGAGGAGGCGACCATCAAAGCGACACCGACCACGGACCGCGGTCGGGCGACCATCGGGCGAATCATCGACGCCGCGTGTGATCTATTCGGCACACAGGGCATCCAGTCCACCTCGCTCGACGAGATCAGCGCTTCCGCTGGCGTCGGACGCAGTCAGCTCTACCACTTCTTCGTCGACAAGTCCGACCTCGTCGCCGAGGTGGTCGCCGTTCAAGTCGAACGGGTCGTCGCAGGGCTCACTCCGACGTTCGAGTCGATGTCGACAGCATCCGACGTCTACGCCTGGTGCGACGAGGTCGTCGCCATTCACGCCGCTTCTACCGCATCCATTCGTTGTCCGATCGGGTCGCTGATTCACCAACTCGGGGATCGCGATGTGGCGGCGCGCCGGACATTGGTCGCCGGTTTCGCACGATGGGAACAGCTGCTGGAGACCGGGCTTCAACGCGTGGATGCGTCCGGAGGACTGAACAAGGGCACGGACGCCGGCACGGTGGCCTCCGCGCTGCTCGCGGCCTACCAGGGCGGCGTGCTGCTGTCCAATGTGACTGGCGATGTGGCGCCGTTGCGGCGCGCCCTCCGGGGAGTCGTCGACACAGCACTCACGGGCCCTCCCCGTCCGCACGCGACGAAAAGGGCGCGGACCGCTTGA
- a CDS encoding SDR family oxidoreductase — protein MKIVVVGGTGLIGSKVVETLTARGHEAIAAAPSTGVNAYTGEGLAKVLSGADVVVDVSNSPTLDDAAREFFESATTNLLTAEKEAGVTHHVALSVVGTEELATQSGYFDAKLLQERLIAGGPIPYTIVHATQFFEFLGTLADSATVDGSVRMPPAYFQPMAATDVAEGVANAAVHAPVGGTVEIGGPAAVLLPDLLRTALTAVGDSRTVVADPEAKYWGIDLGERTLVPGPQATLFATRFEDWILQTAAKG, from the coding sequence ATGAAGATCGTAGTCGTCGGCGGAACCGGGCTCATCGGCTCGAAGGTGGTCGAAACGCTGACCGCACGCGGTCACGAGGCCATCGCCGCGGCCCCGTCGACCGGGGTCAACGCCTACACCGGGGAGGGTCTTGCAAAAGTCCTGTCGGGTGCGGACGTCGTCGTCGACGTGTCGAACTCACCGACGCTCGACGACGCCGCGCGGGAGTTCTTCGAGTCCGCGACGACCAATCTACTGACCGCGGAGAAGGAGGCCGGTGTGACCCATCACGTCGCGCTGTCGGTCGTCGGCACCGAAGAGTTGGCCACCCAGAGCGGTTACTTCGACGCGAAACTGTTGCAGGAAAGGCTGATTGCCGGCGGACCAATCCCGTACACGATCGTGCATGCCACCCAGTTCTTCGAGTTCCTCGGCACCCTTGCCGACTCGGCGACCGTCGACGGCTCAGTCCGTATGCCACCGGCCTATTTTCAGCCGATGGCAGCGACGGATGTCGCCGAGGGCGTCGCGAACGCGGCGGTCCACGCCCCGGTGGGTGGCACCGTGGAGATCGGCGGCCCGGCGGCAGTGCTCCTGCCCGATCTGCTGCGCACCGCGCTGACCGCAGTCGGCGACAGTCGCACGGTGGTGGCCGACCCGGAAGCCAAGTACTGGGGAATCGATCTCGGTGAGCGGACCCTGGTCCCCGGCCCGCAGGCAACTCTGTTCGCAACGCGATTCGAGGACTGGATCCTGCAGACGGCGGCCAAAGGCTGA
- a CDS encoding single-stranded DNA-binding protein: MAAGDTTITVVGNLTADPELRFTPSGAAVANFTVASTPRIYDRQSGEWKDGEALFLRCNIWREAAENVAESLTRGSRVIVQGRLKQRSFETREGEKRTVVEVEVDEIGPSLRYATAKVNKASRSGGGGGGGFGGGGGGGSRPAAANSAPAEDPWGSAPASGSFGGADDEPPF; encoded by the coding sequence GTGGCTGCTGGTGACACCACCATCACTGTCGTAGGAAACCTGACCGCCGATCCCGAACTCCGGTTCACCCCGTCGGGTGCGGCGGTGGCCAACTTCACCGTCGCCTCGACGCCGCGTATCTACGACCGCCAGAGCGGTGAGTGGAAGGACGGCGAGGCGCTGTTCCTGCGGTGCAACATCTGGCGTGAGGCCGCCGAGAACGTGGCCGAGAGCCTGACCCGCGGATCGCGCGTCATCGTCCAGGGCCGGCTCAAGCAGCGCTCCTTCGAAACCCGCGAGGGCGAGAAGCGCACCGTGGTCGAGGTCGAGGTCGACGAGATCGGACCCTCGCTGCGCTACGCGACCGCCAAGGTCAACAAGGCCAGCCGCAGCGGCGGCGGCGGTGGCGGCGGATTCGGTGGCGGTGGCGGCGGCGGTTCCCGCCCGGCGGCTGCCAACAGCGCACCGGCCGAGGATCCCTGGGGCAGCGCGCCCGCATCGGGCTCCTTCGGTGGCGCCGACGACGAACCACCGTTCTGA
- the dnaB gene encoding replicative DNA helicase, with protein MAVVDDLGRSGERSSTEPPPNEDFGRQPPQDPAAEQAVLGGMLLSKDAVADVLERLRPGDFYRPANQLVYDAILDLYSRGEPADAVTVAAELDRRGLLRRVGGAPYLHTLISTVPTAANAGYYAGIVSEKALLRRLVEAGTRVVQYGYAGADGADVDDIVDRAQAEIYDVTERRTAEDFVALEELLQPTMDEIDAIASQGGISKGVPTGFVELDELTNGLHPGQMVVVAARPGMGKALALDTPLPTPAGWTTMGEVRVGDELIGADGRPTRVVAATDVMVGRPCYEVEFSDGTVIVADEQHQWLTDTRASRRNPNVPASVRTTREIADTLKCATADRRLNHSVVNAAPIQGAEQDLLVPPYTLGAWLGDGTTACAQLTTADPEIVMRIEGEGIVVQKSTSALYRYSLMLPEDERPSARACVVCGKEFVPQTSQVRTCGRSCGGRARFVSEAVSPPRCSRCGKPSSGLRQCQRCRNAVGTVQARLRTLGVLGDKHIPLQYLRASEGQRRALLAGLLDTDGTVTNGGTVQFTVTNRRLSADVVELIVSLGYRCQVATKAVNGRSELSSTAYLVNFSASDQVFGLHRKELLHKERRAASTARSHSRFITDVRPVPSVPVRCVEVDNADHMYLASRAMVPTHNSTLGLDFMRSCSIKNHLPSIVFSLEMSKSEIVMRLLSAEAKIKLADMRSGRMSDDDWTRLARRMSEISEAPLYIDDSPNLTMMEIRAKARRLKQKADLRLIVIDYLQLMTSGKKVESRQQEVSEFSRQIKLLAKELEVPVVAMSQLNRGPEQRTDKKPMLSDLRESGSIEQDADMVILLHRPDAFESDDPRGGEADLIVAKHRAGPTRTVTVAHQLHLSRFANMAK; from the coding sequence GTGGCTGTCGTCGATGACTTGGGTCGGTCGGGCGAACGTTCAAGCACAGAACCACCCCCAAACGAGGACTTCGGCCGCCAGCCCCCGCAGGATCCCGCCGCCGAACAGGCCGTGTTGGGCGGCATGCTGCTCAGCAAGGACGCCGTCGCCGACGTCCTCGAGCGGCTGCGTCCCGGCGACTTCTACCGTCCCGCGAACCAACTCGTCTACGACGCGATCCTCGACCTCTACAGCCGCGGTGAGCCCGCCGACGCGGTCACCGTCGCCGCCGAACTGGACCGGCGCGGGCTGCTGCGCCGGGTGGGCGGCGCGCCCTATCTGCACACCCTGATCTCGACGGTGCCAACCGCCGCGAACGCCGGGTACTACGCCGGGATCGTCAGCGAGAAGGCGCTGCTGCGCCGGCTGGTGGAGGCGGGCACCCGGGTCGTGCAGTACGGCTACGCCGGTGCCGACGGCGCCGACGTCGACGACATCGTCGACCGTGCGCAGGCCGAGATCTACGACGTCACCGAGCGGCGCACCGCCGAGGATTTCGTGGCGCTCGAAGAGCTGCTGCAGCCCACGATGGACGAGATCGACGCCATCGCCTCGCAGGGTGGCATCTCCAAGGGTGTACCGACTGGCTTCGTGGAACTCGACGAGCTCACCAACGGACTGCATCCCGGTCAGATGGTCGTCGTCGCGGCCAGGCCCGGTATGGGGAAGGCCTTGGCGCTGGACACGCCGCTCCCGACGCCGGCCGGCTGGACCACCATGGGTGAGGTTCGCGTCGGTGACGAGCTGATCGGCGCCGACGGACGGCCCACCCGCGTGGTGGCGGCCACCGACGTCATGGTCGGGCGGCCGTGCTACGAAGTCGAGTTCTCCGACGGCACCGTCATCGTCGCTGACGAGCAGCACCAGTGGCTGACCGACACCCGTGCGTCGCGCAGGAACCCGAACGTGCCCGCGTCGGTGCGGACAACCCGCGAGATCGCCGACACGCTGAAGTGTGCGACCGCCGATCGTCGACTGAACCATTCGGTCGTCAATGCGGCGCCGATCCAAGGTGCCGAACAGGATCTGTTGGTGCCGCCCTACACACTGGGCGCCTGGTTGGGTGACGGGACCACCGCGTGCGCCCAGCTCACAACGGCTGATCCCGAGATCGTCATGCGCATCGAGGGGGAGGGCATAGTCGTTCAGAAATCCACGTCTGCGCTCTATCGCTACAGTCTGATGCTGCCCGAGGATGAACGACCGTCAGCGCGAGCCTGCGTCGTGTGTGGAAAGGAGTTCGTGCCGCAGACGAGCCAGGTTCGGACCTGCGGTCGTTCGTGCGGGGGACGCGCGCGTTTCGTGTCGGAGGCGGTGTCTCCTCCCAGGTGCTCGCGATGCGGAAAACCGTCCTCCGGATTGCGGCAGTGCCAACGTTGCCGTAACGCGGTGGGCACCGTCCAGGCGCGACTGCGAACCCTCGGGGTGCTGGGGGACAAGCACATCCCCTTGCAGTACCTGCGAGCGTCTGAGGGTCAGCGTCGCGCGCTGCTCGCCGGATTGCTTGATACCGACGGCACCGTGACAAACGGTGGCACCGTCCAGTTCACGGTGACGAACAGGCGGCTGTCCGCCGACGTCGTCGAACTGATCGTGTCACTCGGCTACCGGTGCCAGGTCGCCACTAAGGCGGTTAACGGCCGAAGCGAGCTTTCCTCGACGGCGTATCTGGTGAACTTCTCCGCATCCGACCAGGTTTTCGGATTGCATCGAAAAGAGCTGCTACACAAAGAGCGTCGCGCGGCCAGCACAGCACGGTCGCACTCCCGGTTCATCACCGACGTCCGGCCGGTCCCGAGTGTTCCGGTGCGGTGTGTCGAGGTGGACAACGCCGACCACATGTACCTGGCCAGCCGAGCGATGGTGCCGACCCACAACTCGACCCTGGGCCTCGATTTCATGCGGTCCTGCTCGATCAAGAACCATCTGCCGAGCATCGTGTTCTCGCTGGAGATGAGTAAGTCCGAGATCGTGATGCGGTTGCTCTCGGCGGAGGCGAAGATCAAGCTCGCCGACATGCGATCGGGCCGGATGAGCGACGACGACTGGACGCGGTTGGCGCGGCGGATGAGTGAGATCAGCGAGGCGCCACTGTATATCGACGACTCGCCCAACCTGACGATGATGGAGATCAGGGCCAAGGCCAGGCGGCTGAAGCAGAAGGCGGATCTGCGTCTCATCGTCATCGACTACCTGCAGCTGATGACCTCCGGCAAGAAGGTCGAGTCCCGCCAGCAGGAAGTGTCCGAATTCTCCAGGCAGATCAAGCTGTTGGCCAAGGAACTGGAAGTTCCCGTGGTGGCGATGAGCCAGCTGAACCGAGGCCCGGAGCAGCGCACCGACAAGAAACCGATGCTGTCCGATCTGCGAGAGAGCGGCAGCATCGAGCAGGACGCCGACATGGTGATCCTGTTGCACCGCCCGGACGCGTTCGAGAGTGACGACCCCCGCGGCGGTGAGGCGGATCTGATCGTGGCCAAGCACCGCGCCGGCCCGACGAGAACCGTGACCGTGGCGCACCAGCTGCACCTGTCGCGGTTCGCCAACATGGCGAAGTAA
- a CDS encoding dihydrolipoyl dehydrogenase family protein — MVIGGGPGGAAAAVRLATQGLAVALIEDRLVGGECHYWACNPTKTLIRPIEVLQLAKAVPGVREVVTSQSVDVEAVFNKRHVIIEHLVDRDIVANLRRAGIEVVHGRGRLDGERTVAVVEPDGSQRRLYAERAVVLATGTSPFVPDLDGLRYAAPWTNRDLATMTSVPARSIVLGGGVVGVESATILSGLGSDVTLLARGPALLQGSEPFVGARVARALQDRGVEIHLGSTVRAVARDDSGGVSVATADTHVRADEIVVATGRSVNTGDLGLETVGLPVGDFVAVDDHLTATGVDGEWLYAIGDTTGRALLSHVSQYHAGIVADSVASRARGDVRDGSDPTAHDSGRLAQIIVTDPQVVEVGYTESAARAAGFNVTTRNALYPGELAELSILRDGFDAEGKLVIDADRDTLLGATFVGPDVAELVQAGTVAVVGEVPLSVLRHVVAPHPSLSQVWNPLLVAS, encoded by the coding sequence GTGGTGATAGGCGGCGGCCCCGGCGGCGCGGCCGCGGCAGTTCGCCTCGCAACCCAGGGCCTCGCCGTCGCCCTCATCGAAGACCGGCTGGTCGGCGGGGAATGCCACTACTGGGCGTGCAATCCGACCAAGACGCTGATCCGCCCCATCGAGGTCCTCCAACTCGCCAAAGCGGTTCCTGGAGTGCGAGAGGTCGTGACGAGCCAAAGCGTGGACGTCGAGGCGGTGTTCAACAAGAGACACGTGATCATCGAGCACCTCGTCGATCGCGACATTGTCGCCAATCTGAGGCGGGCCGGCATCGAGGTCGTCCATGGCCGGGGCCGCCTCGACGGGGAGCGCACGGTGGCGGTCGTGGAACCCGATGGATCGCAGCGTCGGCTCTACGCCGAGCGCGCCGTCGTCCTCGCTACCGGAACAAGCCCTTTCGTCCCCGACCTCGACGGGTTGAGGTATGCGGCACCGTGGACCAATCGAGATCTTGCGACCATGACCAGCGTCCCCGCCAGGAGCATCGTTCTCGGGGGCGGAGTCGTCGGTGTGGAGAGTGCCACGATCCTGTCCGGCCTCGGAAGTGACGTCACCCTGCTGGCGCGTGGGCCCGCACTGCTGCAGGGTTCCGAACCTTTCGTCGGCGCGCGTGTGGCGCGCGCGTTGCAAGACCGCGGTGTCGAGATCCATCTCGGATCCACGGTGAGAGCGGTCGCGCGAGATGATTCCGGTGGTGTCAGCGTCGCCACTGCGGATACCCATGTCAGAGCTGACGAAATCGTCGTCGCCACAGGCCGTTCGGTCAACACCGGGGACTTGGGCCTGGAGACCGTCGGCCTGCCCGTGGGTGACTTCGTCGCGGTCGACGATCACCTCACGGCGACCGGGGTTGACGGTGAGTGGCTCTACGCGATCGGTGATACGACAGGTCGCGCGCTGCTGTCGCACGTTTCCCAGTACCACGCCGGCATCGTGGCAGATAGCGTGGCAAGCCGCGCGCGGGGCGACGTGCGGGACGGTTCGGACCCGACCGCACATGATTCCGGCCGCCTGGCGCAGATCATCGTCACAGATCCGCAGGTGGTGGAGGTCGGCTATACCGAATCTGCAGCGCGCGCGGCGGGATTCAATGTGACGACGCGCAACGCGCTCTACCCCGGAGAGCTCGCAGAGCTGTCTATTCTGCGGGACGGCTTCGACGCCGAGGGGAAGCTCGTGATCGACGCGGACCGCGATACGCTCCTGGGAGCCACGTTCGTCGGACCGGATGTCGCGGAACTGGTGCAGGCGGGAACCGTTGCCGTGGTCGGCGAGGTTCCGCTGTCGGTGCTGCGCCATGTGGTCGCGCCTCATCCGTCACTCAGCCAGGTCTGGAACCCGCTGCTCGTGGCGAGTTGA
- a CDS encoding glycosyltransferase family 87 protein, giving the protein MVDSPAQPEGWESPARLAGDLRSLDDRDLPSRTDTIGAALAGTIGGPVGRHALIGRTRFLTPLRVMMLIALVFLALGYSTKAACLQTTGSGTAEQRVANWENNRAYYELCYSDTVPLYTAELLNLGKFPYKSSWVETDDDGTPQITYDGEPAVRYMEYPVLTGIYQYLSMTVAKTYSALTRLVSVPVVAEVVMFFNIAAFGLALAWLTTLWATAMLAGPRRIWDAALVAASPIVIFQIFTNFDALATAFAAGALLAWARRRPVLAGVLIGLGVAAKLYPLLLLIPLTLLAIRAGRLREVGKTAAAAVGTWLLVNLPIMVLFPRGWSEFFRLNTRRGDDMDSLYNVVKSFTGWPGFDPDLGFWEPPTVLNAVSAALFAACCIVIGYIALTAPRRPRVAQLAFLVVAAFLLTNKVWSPQFSLWLVPLAVLALPHRRLLLAWMTIDMLVWVPRMLFLFGEQNMGLPEQAFTATVLLRDIAVIGLCALVIRQIYRPQQDLVRAGGAVDDPAGGVFDGAPDAPPRWLPDWLRPRPSVAATREAAPV; this is encoded by the coding sequence GTGGTCGATTCGCCGGCTCAGCCGGAGGGGTGGGAGTCGCCGGCTCGGCTGGCAGGTGACCTCCGGAGCCTCGACGACCGCGACCTGCCCAGCCGTACCGACACGATCGGCGCCGCGCTGGCGGGCACGATCGGCGGGCCGGTCGGCCGGCACGCGCTGATCGGTCGCACCCGCTTCCTGACCCCGCTGCGGGTGATGATGCTGATCGCGCTGGTGTTCCTGGCGCTGGGCTATTCGACGAAAGCGGCGTGCCTGCAGACCACCGGCTCCGGCACCGCCGAGCAGCGGGTCGCCAACTGGGAGAACAACCGCGCCTACTACGAGCTCTGCTATTCGGACACCGTGCCGCTCTACACCGCGGAGCTGCTGAATCTGGGCAAGTTCCCGTACAAGTCCAGCTGGGTGGAGACCGACGACGACGGGACGCCCCAGATCACCTACGACGGCGAACCCGCCGTGCGCTACATGGAGTATCCGGTGCTGACCGGCATCTACCAGTACCTGTCGATGACGGTTGCCAAGACCTACTCGGCGCTGACCAGGCTGGTGTCGGTGCCGGTTGTGGCCGAGGTGGTGATGTTCTTCAACATCGCCGCGTTCGGGCTGGCCCTGGCATGGCTGACGACTCTGTGGGCCACCGCGATGCTGGCCGGGCCGCGCCGCATCTGGGACGCCGCGCTGGTTGCCGCCTCGCCGATCGTCATCTTCCAGATCTTCACCAACTTCGACGCGCTGGCAACGGCTTTCGCGGCGGGCGCCCTGCTCGCCTGGGCCCGCCGAAGACCGGTGCTCGCCGGCGTGTTGATCGGTCTGGGGGTGGCGGCCAAGCTGTATCCGTTGCTCCTGCTGATCCCGCTGACGCTGCTGGCGATCCGGGCCGGGAGACTGCGGGAGGTCGGCAAGACCGCGGCGGCAGCTGTGGGCACCTGGCTGCTGGTCAACCTGCCGATCATGGTGCTTTTCCCGCGGGGCTGGTCGGAGTTCTTCCGGCTCAACACCCGTCGCGGCGACGACATGGACTCGCTGTACAACGTGGTGAAGTCGTTCACCGGGTGGCCCGGTTTCGATCCCGACCTCGGCTTCTGGGAGCCCCCCACCGTGCTGAATGCCGTCAGCGCAGCGCTGTTCGCGGCCTGCTGCATCGTGATCGGCTACATCGCGCTGACCGCTCCGCGCCGCCCACGGGTGGCGCAGTTGGCGTTCCTGGTGGTGGCGGCGTTCCTGCTGACCAACAAGGTGTGGAGTCCGCAGTTCTCGCTGTGGCTGGTGCCGTTGGCGGTGCTGGCGTTGCCGCATCGACGTCTGCTGCTGGCCTGGATGACGATCGACATGCTGGTGTGGGTGCCGCGGATGCTGTTCCTGTTCGGCGAGCAGAACATGGGGCTGCCCGAGCAAGCGTTCACCGCGACGGTGCTGCTGCGTGACATCGCGGTGATCGGGTTGTGCGCGTTGGTGATCCGGCAGATCTACCGGCCCCAGCAGGATCTGGTGCGTGCCGGCGGGGCGGTCGACGACCCGGCGGGCGGGGTGTTCGATGGCGCGCCGGACGCGCCACCACGGTGGCTGCCGGACTGGCTACGCCCCCGCCCCAGCGTGGCGGCGACGCGGGAGGCGGCGCCGGTCTAG
- the rplI gene encoding 50S ribosomal protein L9 produces MKLILTAEVEHLGSPGDTVEVKDGYGRNYLLPRGLAIVATRGAQRQAETIRRTQELKGVKNLEHANELKTAIENLGAVQLSVKTAGDSGKLFGSVTAADIATAIKKAGGPNLDKRTIALPKAHIKTTGAHTVPVRLHHDVEAQVSLDVVSG; encoded by the coding sequence ATGAAACTGATTCTGACTGCAGAGGTCGAGCACCTCGGCTCGCCCGGTGACACCGTCGAGGTCAAGGACGGCTACGGCCGCAACTATCTGTTGCCGCGCGGGCTGGCCATCGTGGCGACCCGTGGCGCCCAGCGCCAGGCCGAGACCATCCGGCGCACCCAGGAGCTCAAGGGCGTCAAGAACCTCGAGCACGCCAATGAGCTGAAGACGGCGATCGAGAACCTCGGCGCCGTGCAGCTGTCGGTGAAGACCGCCGGCGACTCGGGCAAGCTGTTCGGCTCGGTCACCGCGGCCGACATTGCGACGGCAATCAAGAAGGCCGGTGGCCCGAACCTGGACAAGCGCACCATCGCGTTGCCCAAGGCGCACATCAAAACGACCGGCGCCCACACGGTGCCGGTGCGGTTGCACCACGACGTCGAGGCGCAGGTGTCGCTGGACGTCGTTTCCGGCTAG
- the rpsR gene encoding 30S ribosomal protein S18 yields the protein MAKSTKRRPAPEKPVKTRKCVFCSKKGKNMDIDYKDTALLRTYISERGKIRARRVTGNCVQHQRDVAIAVKNAREVALLPFSSSAR from the coding sequence ATGGCGAAATCGACAAAGCGCCGTCCGGCTCCGGAGAAGCCGGTCAAAACTCGCAAGTGCGTGTTCTGCTCGAAGAAGGGCAAGAACATGGACATCGACTACAAGGACACCGCGCTGCTGCGCACCTACATCAGCGAGCGCGGCAAGATCCGTGCCCGCCGGGTGACCGGTAACTGCGTTCAGCACCAGCGCGACGTCGCGATCGCGGTGAAGAACGCCCGCGAGGTCGCGTTGCTGCCGTTCAGCTCGTCGGCGCGGTAA
- a CDS encoding nitroreductase, producing MDVYEAARSRRAVRGFTDEPVPLPVLERVLDAARWAPSGSNLQPWRIYVVTGAPLARLKKIALARVVAGEPWDEREFEMYPRALKPPYSDRRAAFGRERYSALGIEREDWEARQRAAIGNWDCFGATAALFCYIDRHMGRPQWADLGMYLQTVMLLLRAEGLHSCPQMAWSQVRETVADAVAPPEELMLFCGMAIGYENPDMTHPRTARAPMRETVTFVVD from the coding sequence ATGGATGTATACGAAGCTGCACGAAGCCGACGAGCGGTGCGCGGGTTCACCGATGAGCCTGTCCCGCTACCGGTGCTGGAACGTGTCCTGGACGCGGCGCGATGGGCGCCGTCCGGATCGAACCTACAACCGTGGCGTATCTATGTCGTCACCGGCGCACCTCTGGCACGGCTGAAGAAGATCGCCCTCGCACGTGTGGTGGCTGGCGAACCTTGGGACGAGCGGGAATTCGAGATGTACCCTCGCGCGCTGAAGCCGCCTTACAGTGACCGCCGGGCGGCGTTCGGCCGCGAACGGTACAGCGCGCTGGGTATCGAGCGGGAAGACTGGGAAGCACGTCAGCGCGCGGCGATCGGCAATTGGGACTGCTTCGGCGCAACGGCCGCGCTGTTCTGCTATATCGATCGGCACATGGGCCGGCCTCAGTGGGCAGACCTCGGCATGTACCTGCAAACCGTGATGCTGCTGCTGCGGGCGGAAGGGCTGCACAGTTGTCCGCAGATGGCCTGGTCCCAGGTCCGCGAGACCGTTGCTGACGCGGTCGCTCCGCCCGAGGAGCTCATGCTGTTCTGCGGGATGGCCATTGGTTACGAGAACCCGGACATGACCCACCCGCGCACCGCACGCGCCCCGATGCGCGAGACGGTCACGTTCGTTGTGGACTAG
- a CDS encoding pyridoxamine 5'-phosphate oxidase family protein, which produces MPRKLTDDEITALLDSRPGWAILTTIDKDGFPHTVPLGYFRMNGDVVMGVRDGTRKVANVERNPNVSVMLEEGSTMADIRGVMFQGHARIVREPAETLELARHGARSRGVPESEWPTAPRPGATYIYVTPARTLSWDYGDSASDDE; this is translated from the coding sequence ATGCCGCGCAAACTGACTGACGACGAAATCACGGCGCTCCTCGACAGCCGTCCGGGCTGGGCGATCCTGACCACCATCGATAAGGACGGGTTCCCACACACCGTGCCGCTGGGCTACTTTCGGATGAACGGTGACGTCGTCATGGGTGTGCGAGATGGCACGCGCAAAGTGGCCAACGTAGAGCGCAATCCGAACGTGAGCGTCATGCTCGAAGAGGGTTCAACCATGGCGGATATCCGCGGGGTGATGTTCCAAGGTCACGCGCGCATCGTTCGGGAACCCGCTGAAACGCTGGAGCTCGCACGCCACGGCGCCCGGTCACGCGGCGTGCCGGAGTCCGAGTGGCCCACCGCGCCGAGACCGGGTGCCACCTACATCTACGTCACCCCCGCGCGAACCCTGTCTTGGGACTACGGCGACTCGGCGTCAGACGACGAATAG
- the rpsF gene encoding 30S ribosomal protein S6, whose product MRPYEIMVILDPTLDERTVAPSLETFLNVIRKDGGSVDKVDIWGRRRLAYEIAKHAEGIYAVVDVKAEPATVSELDRQLNLNESVLRTKVMRTDKH is encoded by the coding sequence ATGCGTCCATACGAAATCATGGTCATCCTCGACCCCACTCTCGACGAGCGCACCGTGGCTCCGTCGCTGGAGACGTTCCTCAACGTGATCCGCAAGGATGGCGGCAGTGTCGACAAGGTCGACATCTGGGGACGCCGGCGGCTGGCCTACGAGATCGCCAAGCACGCCGAGGGCATCTACGCCGTGGTCGACGTCAAGGCCGAGCCGGCGACGGTCTCCGAGCTGGACCGTCAGCTGAACCTGAACGAGTCCGTGCTGCGCACCAAGGTGATGCGGACCGACAAGCACTAA